One Salvia splendens isolate huo1 chromosome 1, SspV2, whole genome shotgun sequence genomic window, ACATCAAACTGAACTGACTTCCAATATTCATGTTCCAATCTTTATTATGGAATACTACTATAATCATCCGTGTCGTCGACGAGGCACACATAAATTTTATATCAAATCCAAACATTcaaatgagatatttttaattaaaaatactagtaatattttattattgaaataaatatcctatatagtactcctaattcattgtagtaatattttttataccCCTATAAAATTTATCCTTAAATATATAAGTTCTCCACATTGTAATAAACCATAATTGAGATGAATGCACCCAAGTTTTTGCGTTAAAAATTTATAGTAACAGCAAAAGAGTACTTTTGTTTAGAATAATGTAATTTTGGACTTGAAGATAAACTCCtacacaaaaaagaaaagaaatgttACACAAGCATTATGTAAAGAAAGAAGAGTCGAGAGGTTGAGTTCAGTCCTCTAGAATTTGTTGGCGCTCAAGTTCAATAATACTTTCAGCTAAGGAGCTTAATGTGGCATTCAGCGTCGTCGTTTCATTAATGCTGTGGCACTGCTGCAGTTGTTCTCTAAGACTCTTGACAACCTCATTCAGTTTCTGGATGCTCTTTTCCTGTGACAAGATTATCTGCAACACCAACATCAAACCAACTCTATCCACATTAGCATAAACAAGGAAAGGTACTTGATCAGTAAATGCAGTGGCTCTCACCTCACCGTGCTACTGGCTACTGCAACCAGTATTGGTAGATTGCTTGGCAGATATGAGGTTCATACTTTACAATACTATGTTTCTGAAGTTGTGATTCATAATTTATGAACACAGATCTTAGTTCAGTCGTCACTAGGATTTCTCCAATCCTACCCCTTACAGTTGGGTATGAATCAAGCACATAGATCAAATTTTAGAACTTATCAAGGGCTTTCGAATATCCCATAGTTCTAATCCATCTTAGTAAATTATGGATTAGTCTATACTATTTTTATCTATCTAAGCTAATTATTAGTGGGCTATTGCAGTAATCATCTTTGCTTTGTTTAGCACACACAATAGAGCATAAAGATCAAGCTCCTCAAGTTGTAAGTAAACTCATTACACAATATGATATGCTAATTTTTTAAGCTGCAACTAAGTGGAGAGTTTAGAACCTTACTTCATTTGTTGAAAAACTTAGGAGAGGTAGAGTGACTAGAGTCCATGAGGAGTAACTAAACTATGCAAACCTCTAAGCTATAGAGGTTCGGCAAGAAAACTTGAGGGCAACTCCCAAGATTCGAACTCCACAATCCTTTACTTAATATGATCTCAATCCTCATACAGCCTATTATTTAACATTCTGCCCCTAATATGTTTAGTTATTTACACACCCCTAAAGGTTAAAACGTTTAGGTATTTACACACAGTTTAACGGTATGCTTGATTCCAGTTTCTAATCAAAACTGAGATAGGCCTTAAACAATTTCTCTAAGCAAGTGACTCAAGTTTGTCGAGTTTACATTCATCAACTCAACAGGAACTTTTATACTGAGTCTATAATCAAGCTGCTATAATTAGGCTATCTGAACGACAACAATGAAGTTGATCTCGAGCTGAAAAATCTAACCTCGATTAAGTTGAGGGAACATTTTTAGGGAACTTTAAGCTTGATTAAGTTGGGCTTGATCTAACACACACATCGACTCGATTTGGCTCGACTGACTCTAAGTTGGAGCTGCATTAGCTACCGTGCTCAAAGCTGGGGTACAGAGGCCAGTCATTTATGTATTGCCACCACCTATACTGGAGAAAAAGGCCCTTTTCCTAGTGGCTAGCACATTAGGAAAATGGAAGGTAGGGCACTCTTTCATTCTCAAGGTCTATTTTCTCACTTTTTAGTGAGACATGAACTACATGTTCTCTATGAAGATGCCCTGCCTCCAATACAAGAGGCTGGCTCAACTTTGGTAGTTCCATTCATGTTTTGAACCTATGCATGCGATTAGAAGAAGCTACAATTACCTTTTCTTTCACACCTTCTTCTCTTTTTGAGATCGGTTGTTGCTTCTGAGACTCCGCCGGATTCGTATCCATGTCCCTTACCAATTGCTGTCTCCATTCAAATTGGGATGTAATAATCAGTATCAACAACAGACAGACAAGCAGCATTGGTCTTGACATGATTCCAGTAGACCTATTGTCTTTCCCAAAACCTATAGAAAtgccaaaacacacacacacacacacacacacaatcaaACAAGGAAGCAAGCAAGCACAAAATTTAGAACCGAGACAGCATTATATTATCTTAACCAATAATAATCATGATAACAAATGATATGCCATGAAGTGCCTAAATTAAATACACTAAATCTGGGTAAATTATTTTGATGGTAATCAGCACCCAACATTAAGATGAGccattttttcaatttctattgtaatgaaccctaaaccctaaacccttctTCCTTCCCTATTCAGCTTAAACACTTTACAATGTTCAAAAGAAAGCTATAGTAAGAATaattgttcttttctttccaaaGTCGGACCAAATTAGCCAAATTGAAACTTATATTCAAAGCACTAATTCTTCATCACAAAGTCCAAATGGCGAAAAGAGGAAACAAAAACTTACAGATCAAAACTCAAAATTGTAACGAACAGCATCAGAATAAAAAGGGGCGAACCGAAATAGCCTCAGAAGTTAATGAAGGGTTTGTTTGATTGAAAGGAGCTGGGTTTCACCAAATTTTGTAGTACTATAGTATAATTTGATTGAAGGAAAATGGTGTTAAATGATTGTTTCAGCGTTAAGGTGAAAACTGGGAGCCAAAGCAAAGTGATGGAAGTTATGATGGCGAAATGGTTAATGGACAAATTGGGGAAGGTTGAAGAGTTCGTTAACGTCAGCACCCAGCAGATTAGGAGAAGCAAAATATGGTTTCTATGGGGATTGAGAGCACGTTTAATGCctaatttacattttttaagtccattttttttattttactataaattagtTGGATAATTGATGTCATCTTGATTTTTAATACTGATATCATCTTTATTCTTTAATAACTGAAGTAGATGATGGGTTAGGGGTGGTctggtacggtataccgtactttgaGTGTCATACCGTATACCGTATCGAAAGTTATGGTATGACAAAACACcttaccgataccgtaccgaatttttcggtataACGGAAATTCGGTATAGTagtttttgataccgttaccatagcatattttcggtataccgtaccgcattccggtataccgtacttttacggtataccgaacttcggtacgACATACCATTATACCTGTTATACcagaaaaataatatattatacctaaaatattttaaaaaaattaattctatTGTTCAACTACTTCAAAAAGTATAAAACAATTAAACTCCATACAATCATtctaatattcaaatttataaaactTTGACAACCAAAtcaaaaacaaattttaaaatcactagcaacattatcttcatttcttgGAACCTTGTTGGTGAATTTGACAAAAGACATTACTTGTAGATGAGAGTGAAAATGGAGGATCCAACCTGCTATAAATAAAAgggttttatatatataataataattctataaatataacataaatattatatatgtatataggtatatatatatattgagttgtgatcaattgagatttttttagcctaattgagaattgagatgcattatcagccactcatttttattaaatgagtggtccagaatttgccacatggaaaatatttttagattaattaattatgaaatgacataatggtaatttcatggtacattttattcaatagatacttttttttatttttttaaattattttaattttttaaaattattttaatttttttaaaaaaatttaattttaaatttaaaaaaaattacattttttttgtcaacttcATATACAATtgatgtcaactacacacatataatgccaactacatatacaattcatcaTGTCAACTACaaacatataatgtcaactatgtgtacaatccatgtcaactacatatacaattcatgtcaactatacacatataatgtcaactataagttgttgacatttgatgtgcaagTTATTGACAATAGTACCCCctgagttgacataatctacttgcagttgacatttcaaaaat contains:
- the LOC121795445 gene encoding uncharacterized protein LOC121795445 → MSRPMLLVCLLLILIITSQFEWRQQLVRDMDTNPAESQKQQPISKREEGVKEKIILSQEKSIQKLNEVVKSLREQLQQCHSINETTTLNATLSSLAESIIELERQQILED